Part of the Thermoanaerobaculia bacterium genome is shown below.
TCGTTTTCCGCACGGCGTTTTCCGGAGATTTCACTCGGGACGGACTGATCGCGATTCTCGGGACTTACGGCCCCTCGACGACGGGACGGGCGTTCCACTACGGCAATCTCGGCTACAACATCCTCGGCCTCGTGCTGGAGGCCCGGACGAAATCGAGCTGGAAAGACGTGGTCCGGCGGGAAGTGCTCGAGCCGGCGGGAATGAGCGAGACGAAAGCGCGTCTTTCCGAGCTCGACCCGGACGCGATCGCCCGTCCGCACGCCTTCGGACCCGGCGGCTGGCGGCGAACCCCGCTCGCCAAGAGCGACGCGACCCTGCACGCGGCCGGCGGCCTTTTCTCCTCGGCGCGCGACCTCGGACGATTCCTCGCGGCGGAGGTTTCCGGCGGCGCGATCGACGGCACGCGTGTTTTTCCGGCCGACACGATCGCGGCGACGCAGAAGGCCGCGGTGGAGCAGAACCGCGACTTCGGGCCCTTCCACCGGTTCGCGTGGGGGCTCGGGTGGGACCTCTCGCGGTACGAAGGCGATCTCGTCGTGAGCCGGTTCGGCGGCTTCGCGGGCTATTTCTCGCATGTGTCGTTCATGCCGGATCACGGGATCGGCGTCGCCGTGCTCGTCAACGGAGAGGAGCCCGCGACCTCCGCGGCCGACCTCGTCGCAACTTACGTCTACGACCGCCTGCTCGGAAAGCCCGGTCTCGAGGAGACGTACGCGGCAAGGCTCGCCGGGTTGGAATCGAAAGCGGACGCCTATCGCAAGAAGCTTCCCGAGGAGCTCGCCCGCCGCGCGGAGCGTCAGAAGCCCCTTCCCCATCCGCTCGGCGATTACGCCGGCGTCTACGAGAACCCGCGGTTCGGGCGGATGGACTGGCGGGTGATCGCCGGG
Proteins encoded:
- a CDS encoding serine hydrolase, which codes for MIDTRGRTIGRILLAAFLARAAGAAAPPPAGDWRKDVDAFARRVVDSGLAPGLSLSVVDRDWVIHAKGFGVADRDTGRGVTEDTPFYLASSTKAFTALAAVRLADRGELDLDAPLSRYLPDLKLRPPLSADAITIRNLLTMTHGIRDGGPVVFRTAFSGDFTRDGLIAILGTYGPSTTGRAFHYGNLGYNILGLVLEARTKSSWKDVVRREVLEPAGMSETKARLSELDPDAIARPHAFGPGGWRRTPLAKSDATLHAAGGLFSSARDLGRFLAAEVSGGAIDGTRVFPADTIAATQKAAVEQNRDFGPFHRFAWGLGWDLSRYEGDLVVSRFGGFAGYFSHVSFMPDHGIGVAVLVNGEEPATSAADLVATYVYDRLLGKPGLEETYAARLAGLESKADAYRKKLPEELARRAERQKPLPHPLGDYAGVYENPRFGRMDWRVIAGGLEVRAGEATNRAEVYDAAANQLRVELMESGEVVTFRFEKEKGPAASLEYLEEEWKRVPR